AGTTAGTCGTACTGAACCCAGCCGTTCTTTACGCCTTCTTCTTTTACAATTTTCTTGACTTCGTTTATTTCGTCTTTTGTTAGTTTTCGAGAAAGTTCCTTAAACTCTTTTGCCCGGTAAACAGGGACATACTGTGTCATAACGCTTATAAAAATGCTATCTCCGAATTCTCTCTTTAAAATTCTTAAGGCAGTCCTTAAATCGTCGAGTTTGCCTGGAAATACAAGATACCTTACAACAACCCCCTGTTTCAAAAGACCATCGTTTCCAAAGCGAATTCCCTTTGCCTTTACCATCTCTTTCAGGGCATCCATAGTCGTCTCAAAGTAGTGAGGCGCATTTGAATATCTAAGCGCATCATTATCATTAACATACCTCAAGTCAGGCAGGTATATATCGATAAACTCATTTAATAGTCTTACAACCTCAACTGTTTCATATCCAACAGTGTTCCACACGGATGGAATTGTAAGCCCAAGATTCCGTGCTCTGTATAACGAAGCCATCGCCTGCGGTGCATAGTGCGTCGCCGTAACGAAATTTATGTTTGAAGCCCCATTTCGTTCAAGTTCAATCATTTTTTGTGAAAGCTCCTTAACTGAAACAATTTTTCCTGCACCATTTTGACTGAAGTTGTAATTCTGGCAGTAAACACACTTGAGATTGCAATTACTAAAGAATATTGTCCCAGATCCAAACTTCCCCGATAGCGGTGGCTCCTCACCTTTATACAGTACCGCATGCGAAATTTTCATTAACACTCCTGCATTGCAAACACCAACTTCTCCTTGAAGCCTTTTACTTCCACACTCAAGAGGACAAAGATTACACGGAGAAAGAAGTTCATAAAGCCCTTTAAGAGCGCCTAATTCGCTCATAGCATCTCCTTAAGTTTTTCCACAGTCTTCTTTGAATCTTCAATAAATGTCTTTTTCCTTACGGATTTTGGAAGTTCAAAATACTCTTTTCTCATAAGACCAAAATTTGCTCTCATTGGCTGTGGAGTCTCAAGATCATTTTCAACAAGGAATCTTATAAGACTTCCAAGCATCGTTGTATCAGGAATTTCTAAAAGCGGCTTCCCCATATAAAGTCTTGCTGCATTAATTCCAGCAACAAGCCCTGTTGATATTGCCTCGCTATAACCCTCAGAGCCCGTTATTTGACCAGCCAAAAACACATTTGGAAATTTTCGAGTTTGCAAGGTCTTAAGTAAAATTCTATTTCCTCTAAAATAGACATTCTTATGGATACTTCCGTATCTTACAAACTCAGCGTTTTCAAGCCCTGGAAGAAGGCTAAAAACCCTTTTTTGCTCAGGATATGTAAGAGAAGTTTGAAACCCTACAAGTTCAAACATATTACCATGGATGTCTTCCCTTCTCAACTGAACCACTGCAAAATACTTGGAAGAAAATCCCTTTGGCGTAAGAGGTCCATAACGCAACGCATCAAAGCCCCTTCTTGCAATCTCCTCAATTGGCAAACAGGCCTCAAAAAATTTCTTATCGAAATCGTGGGGCGTGTGTGTTTTTGCATTTATGAGTTCAGTATAAAATAACCTGTATTCCTCTTCTGTAAGAGGTATGTTAAGATAATCATCCGACTGCTCGTACCTTCCACCAAAAAACATCTTCGACAAGTCAAGAGACTCTTTCAAAACAATTGGTGAAATTGCATCGTAAAAGTAAAGATTATCAGAAAAAAGTTGCGTAAGATTTCTTAAAAGGGCTTCGCTTGTAAGAGGACCTGTTGCAAGTATAACAATGTCACTTGTATCTATTGAAGTAATTTCTTCTCTTACAACATGAATTTTAGGGTGCTCTAAGATAGCTTTCGTTATTGTTTCGGAAAAAAGAGATCTATCAACTGCAAGTGCTTTCCCTGCAGGAACTCTTGTGTCGTAGGCAATTCTTAAAAGAAAAGACCCAAGTCCCAGGGCTTCAAACTTGAGAAGTCCTCTTCCATCTTCAAGTTCTACCGAACCCAAGGAATTACTGCATACAAGTTCTCCAAAGTTTGGTGTCCTGTGTGCCTCTGTCCATTTTTGAGGTCTCATCTCATATAGATACACATCAATGCCACGCTCTGCAATCTGTAGGGCGGCTTCGCTTCCTGCAAGCCCTCCACCAATAACAACAACTCTCATATCTTAAAAAACCTCCCTGCGTTTTTCTTTATTAGTCTCTTTACTTCAAGTGTTGTAAGGGAAAAAAGAAGTTCACCATCATTTAACTTGACCTTTTCTTTAAGGGTATCAAATGTATCTCCATCTGAAATTGCACTAAGGACAACAGATTCTTCTTTTGTTAGAACATCCTCCTCTTTCTTAAAAGTAAGATGCTCAAGTGCATTAATATTCTCAAAAATATCGCTTGTTGAAAGTAACGGTATCGCACCATCCCTTATAAGCGCATTTGTTCCAGCACTTGACGGGCTTGTAATGTTGCCCGGGACCGCAAAAACCTGCTTTCCCTGGTCTAAGGCATGGCTTGCGGTTATGAGAGATCCACTTTTTAACTCTGCTTCAACCACAACAACACCAAGACTCAAGCCGCTTATAATTCTGTTTCTAAAGGGAAAATTGTACTTCAAAGGTGTTGTCCCGAGGGGAAACTCTGAAACCAAAAAGCCATGATTTTCAATTTTCTTCGCTAAATTAAGGTGATCTTTTGGATATATTACATCAATACCACTTCCCAGGACAGCAACAGTCCTTCCATTTGCATCAATTGCGCCACTGTGTGCAGCGCTATCAATACCGTATGCAAGTCCGCTTACAACAGTAACTGATGCGCTTCCAAGGTCGTAAGCAATTTTATAAGAGATACTTTTTCCGTACTCTGTACACTTTCTTGAGCCAACAACGGCAACCGCTTCTTCATTAAAGCCCTTAAAATCACCCTTCACATATAGAAGGAGAGGCTTATCGGGAATATTTAGTAAAGACTTTGGAAATGCTTCATGGAAAAAGGGAGTTATTTTCACACCAAGTTTCTCTGCTTTTTCAATTTCCCTTTTTGCTATCTCAATATATTCTTTATCTAATTCAAAATCAAAGGAATTATTTTCCAGAAATTCCTTTATGTAAATCTTTGCTTCCTTTGGCTTGTTAAACCTCAGATAGTTTAGCGCAACAACATTTATTAAATCCATACCAAAACAATATAACTAATTTTGAATTTTTTACAAAATATACTACAATATACTGCCTCCAGGGCAAGGTGAGTTGGCAAAATGCCAACAATTCCTGATCGGTGGTGATAGGGTAATCCCCTTAAGCCCACGAGCAACTCCAAAGGAGTTGTTGATTGGGTGCAAATCCCAAGCCGACAGTAAAGTCTGGATGGAAGGAGGTTGAAAAATGTCCTGGAAAAATTTACGCAGTATCATTTTTGCTGGTATTCTTGCAGCCCTTAGTTTCGTTTTAATGCGCTTTACGGAGTTTCCTTTGCTCCCTCAAGCAAGTTTCCTTAAGACCGATTTAGGTGACATTCCACTTTTGGTAGGTGCCTACTTCTTTGGTCCGCTTATTGGCGTTGCAATTGCCTTCGTAAAAGACATATTGTTCTTTATTAGCGGAGCAGGGTCAGGCGGACCAATTGGTGTCCTTTTAAACTTCATTGCAACAGGCACATTTGCTCTGGTTGTAGGACTTGTAAGCCTTAAAAAGAAAAACGATTTAACTCTTGCTTTAGGGCTTATCCTTGGAACCATTGCGCTTGTGCTTGTAATGATCCCTACAAACCTTTGGGCAATACCAAAATTTTTGCCATCGTGGACAAAGGAGCAAACACTTACTTATATTTTTACAATTAATGTGCCATTTAACATCCTTAAAGGGCTGCTTGACACTGTTGTAACATTCCTAGTAGTAAAAGCACTAAAGGGAAGAAGAATCTTCTCTCAAAACTAAAATTAAAAAGGGGGCTTGCGCCCCCTAAAAAAATTTATACAAGGATTTTCTATGCCTTAACTCCGTTTTTCTCAAGTGCTTCTTTGGCCTTATTTACAAGTTCTTCAAAAGCCTTTACATCATTAACTGCAAGGTCTGCAAGCATTTTCCTATCGATGTCGATATTTGCAAGTTTAAGACCATTAATAAATCTACTGTAGGTTAGACCATACTCTCTTGCAAGGGCATTTATTCTTGCAATCCACAGTTTTCTAAACTCTCTCTTCTTCTCACGCCTGTGGATGTAGGAGTATTTTAGTGCGTGCATTACTGCTTCATTTGCGACCTTAAATCTACGAGAAGCAGCGCCTCTATAACCTTCTGCCAACTTTAAAATCTTTTTATGTTTCCTTCTTGTTACTACTCCTGCTTTAACTCTCATGGTATCACTTCCTTTCAAATAATTTTGTTACTTTAGATACGGTGCAACACCTAAAATGTTCTTTACATCAGTTTTGGAGATTACATGCAAACTATTAAGTCTTTTCTTTCTCCTTGAAGATTTCTTTTCAAGATGGTGGCTGTGATTTGCACCATAAGCAACAAGTTTACCAGTTCCTGTAACTCTAAACCTCTTCATTGCTGACCTGCTTGACCTGATTTTGTTTTTCATGTGCTTCTCTCCTTTCCCTTAATTTCTTTAATACTTCTTTGTTTGGTTCAAGAGAAAACACAAGATTTTTCCCAGCCATTTTCGGAGGGCTTGCAACAATCGCAACATCAGATAGAGCATCAATTATTTTGTTTGCAAGCTCAAAGCCCTGATCCGTGAATGCCATTTCTCTTCCCCTGAACCATATCTCAATATTTACTCTGTTGCCATCCTCAATAAACTCTCTCACTTTCTTGTTTTTAATTGCAAGGTCGTTTGTATCAATCTTCAATCTGTAGCGCATCTGCTTAACTTCAATCTTTGTCTGCTTCTTCTTTGCTTCTTTCTCTTTCTTTGTTTGCTCGTAAATGTACTTTCCTAAATCTACGATTCTACAAACCGGGGGATTTGCATTTGGCGCTATGAGTACCAAATCAAGTCCCTTTTCTCTTGCAATGTTCAAGGCATCCCTTGAACTCATAATCCCCACCTGAGCGCCATTTTCGTCAATAAGGCGCACTTCCTTCAGGCGGATACTTTCGTTTGCAATTACATCTTTACTGTTAATACCTCACCTCCATAAAATAAATATAGGTAGCCGAGAGGCTACCAAAATTAAATATAACAACTTACAAAAGTCTTCGCACCTTTTCGCAAGCTCTCGGCCGCTTAAGGTAGGGCATACACCCGTTTCTTCAATTGTCCAAAGATAATTATACAAATTCTTCAAAATATTGCAAGTAGCAAATTTCTTCTAATCGATAACTCTATTTTTAACCTCGTCTAAAATACGCTCAAGGAATGCATCCACACTCATTGAACCAAGGTCTCCTGCTTTTCTCTTCCTTACAGAAACAGCGTTTGAAGAAACCTCTTTATCACCCACTACAAGCACATATGGAATTTTTTCGGTTTCGGCATCCCTTATCTTTGCGTTCATCTTCTCGCTTCTTTCGTCAACTTCAACACGCAAACCATTCAAGAAAAGTTTTTCTTTGACACTTCTTGCGTAGTCAAAGTGCCTATCAGCAATAGGAACAATTCTCACCTGGACTGGCGCAATCCATGTTGGGAACGCCCCTGCATACTGCTCAATAAGTGTTCCAAAGAACCTTTCCATCGAACCAAGGACAACCCTGTGTATCATAATTGGACGGTGCTCTTTTCCATCTTCGCCAATGTATGTTACATCAAACCTCTCTGGAAGGTTGAAGTCAACCTGAATTGTCGGACCCTGCCACTCTCTTCCGATTGCATCGACCAGTTTGATATCTATCTTTGGTCCATAGAAAACACCTTCTCCAGGGTCAATCTTGTATGGGATTTTAAGCTCTTCAAGGGCAACCTTAAGCGCATTTGTTGCTAACTCCCAGTTTTCAAGGCTTCCCACATATTTCTCAGGTCGTGTTGAAAGATAGACATTATAATTCTTGAATCCAAAAGTCTCTATCATATACTTTGCAAACTCAACAACACCTATGATCTCCTCCTCGAGTTTCTCCGGCTGGACAAAGAGGTGCGCATCGTCCTGAGTGAAGCCTCTTACCCTGAGAAGTCCATGGAGGACTCCCGCCCTTTCGTATCTATAGACTGTACCGAGTTCTGCAAGCCTTAACGGCAGGTCTCTATAACTACGAGTCCTCGATTTGTAAATTGCAATGTGGAAGGGGCAGTTCATTGGTTTTACCATATACGAGCCTTTATCGACTTCCATTGGTGAGAACATATTTTCCCTGTAGAAATCCCAGTGCCCGGACGTCTTCCACAACTCAACACGGGCAATGTGTGGTGTATAAACAAAGTAATAACCTCTCTTTATATGCTCGTCTCTCCAGAAGTCCTCGATTACTTTCCTTATCATTGCACCCTTTGGATGCCACAGGATTAATCCAGGACCAATTTCTTCTTGAATGCTAAAGAGATCAAGTTCTTTTCCAATTTTTCTGTGGTCACGCTTTTTTGCTTCCTCAAGGAAATTCAAATATTGCTCAAGTCGCTCTGCTGTTGCAAAGGCAGTGCCATAGACTCTCTGAAGCATCTTGTTCTTTTCATCGCCCCTCCAGTAGGCACCCGCAACAGAAAGCAACTTAAAATTCCTCGCATATGAGGTATCAGGTATATGAGGACCTCTACAGAGGTCTGTAAAATCGCCCTGCTTGTATATGGAAACAGTGTCGCCTTCGACTTCTTCTATAATTTCAATTTTATAGGGCTGATTGAGCTGTTTAAAAAGTTCGATTGCCTTCTCTTTCGGAAGTTCAACTCTTTCAAATGGAAGTTTTTGGTTAACGATTCTCTTCATCTCTTCTTCGATTTTTGCAAGGTCTTCTTCTGTAAGCGGGTTTTCGAGGTCGAAGTCGTAATAAAATCCGTTGTCTATTGCGGGACCAATAGTGTATTTTGCGTTTGGGAACAGGTGCATCACGGCTTGAGCAAGAATGTGTGATGTGCTATGCCTTAGTATCTCCTCACCCTCAGGTGTATCGATAAATATCGGTTTAACTTCGGCATCTTCGGTCAATTTTGTTGAAAGGTCTTTCTCGACACCATTTACATAGGCTGCAACAATTTTTGATAAGTCAAAGTTCAGTCTTTCAAGAATTTCCTTTATGGTTAGCCCCTCTTCGAATTGGTGAATTTCGTCTGATACTTTTACCTGCATCTTCGCCTCCCTAAATAAAAAATGGTGGGCGATAGTGGAATCGAACCACTGACCTCTTCGGTGTCAACGAAGCGTTCTACCTCTGAACTAACCGCCCACTTTTCACAACTATTTATATCAAATTTCATCTTTTTGTCAAGAGATTAGACCTCTTTTATAAGAATATTGGCGATAAGGTCTGCTGCTTCAGAAATTCTATCGGCTGAATTGCTTATATGCCTGTAGACTTCTCTCATTTTGAAAATATAGTGGAAGTCCTCATTTGAGAAAAGTTCTGCAAGTGCCTCGTGGTAAGTCTCCTCGATTTCGTTTTCAACAACCTTCGCAGAAACAACATTGCTGTTCGCGAGGTTTTTATCGGTGAACATATTTTCCACTGCATAACTAATGTGATTTACGCCTCTTGAAATTTTTTCTATCATCTTCTTGAGGTAGAAATTCGGATAGAGTTGATAAATTATCATCTCCTCGATGGTATTGTAAGCATAGTCAAGGATATTATCTATGGTATTAGAAAGCGTATAAATGTCCTGCCTGTCAATTGGTGTAATAAGGCTTTTATTTAACTCGTTCAGAAGGTCTCTTCGGATATTGTCTCCTTCGGATTCGATTCGCTTAATTTGAATTTTAAGGTTATGCCTTAAAACATCTTTGTTAACAACATCTTCGTTCACACCCATAAACTCATTAAGAGTGTTAACCCCTTCTACAGTCTTTTTAGCCTGAGCCTTCAAAAGGTTTTGAAAAACATCAGGTCTTTTAAACATAGAATCCCAAACTTTCATTTTAATCACCTCACACTATTTTAATATTGTAATAAAAATTGTCGATATTCCATAGGATAAAAGAATTGAGGCTGGCACCGTTACAAGCCAGGTAAGAATAAGATTTTTAACAACATTGTATCTTACTGCGTGCGGTTTTTCTGCAACACCAATGCCTACAATCGACATATTTAAAGTCTCAGTTGAACTTACAGGAAGTCCAAATCTTGCAAATGTTAAAACTGTTGCTGAAGTAATTGTTTGAGCGAGGAATGTTTCTTTCGGATTACTTTTCATCAAGCGGAATCCCGAAGTAAGAAGTGAGTTTGCACCAAAGAAAAGTGTTCCAATAATAAATAGAAGTGAAAGAAGAGATATAACAAAAATATTTTTAGGATTAGGGGCAAAATTTGATTGGGTAATTAAACTTGCAGTATAAACCAAACTCAAAGTCTTCTCGGCATCATTTGCACCATAGCCCATTACAAGGAAAAGCGAAGAGATAACCTGAAGCAACTTAAAAACCGGTGAAACTTTCGGGCTTAAATATCGCAAGATGAGGTTGAAAATTTTTGTAACTATATAAGAAACAATAAGTCCTATGGCAATTGATGCAACAAGTCCACCAAAAACTTTTAAAACCTCGATGGTATTAATGTGCGTATGGACTTTTCTTGCAATTGCGCTTCCAACCAATGCACCTACAAAAGTGTAAGAAATGCTTACAGGATATTTAATTCTCTGTGCTATGATAACCCAGGTCATTGTTGCAATTATCGCACCATATAACATTGGCAAAGTAATAAACTGGATGGGAACAATTCTAGTGCCAAGAGTTTTTACAACCTCGGTTCCAAAGATTAGAGGTGCAACGGTAAGAGAGAGAAAAAGAAGGATAACGCCAAAAAGTGGATGTATAACATTAGTAGAAATAATAGACCCGAGCAACACGCCGCCGTCGTTTGCTCCCATTAGTATCTGAAAAACACCTGCTATTATTAAAAATACTACAAAACTTGTGCTATTCATGGTTTAAAATGATAACACAAATTGTGTTTTTGTCAAGACTTATTAAAAGATTAAGGCTTTGATTGTTTTGGTTAAGAAATCTTTAAAATCTGGGTTAATGGATTCCAGGTTTCTTTTTAAATTTACGAAAACAGATTTTCCCTCAATTTTAAAATCATAGTCACCATTAATTATTACAAAATCGGAAAACTTAATGAGTTCTTTTGCCTCCTCTTTTATCGGTTCATAGGGGCTTTCGACAAACAAAAACAAATCAGGTTTAACAATGCGATAAAAGACATTTCCTTCAACCAAAACTGGATTTTCTAAATTATTCAAAAACGGAGGTATTTCTCTTTTAAGATAATCAAAATCACCCCTTGCCCAGAAAACCTTGAGCGCATCTTTAAGAAGGTAATATGTGTCTTTTCCTAAAGGTGAAGTGTCGTATGTCTCCTCTGTAATTCCAACGCCGTGAGTTAAATTATTTGTTATTTTGAAAGCAATAAAACTCTTAGGAAATAAACTCAGAATTATTCTTGCAAGAGTTGTCTTACCTACATTACTTTTGCTTCCGCCTATAAGAACGATTTTTGGCATTTTTGTTCTCAAACTCAAACTTTACGCTACCATCTTCAAGCAACAGATATGCCTTAAATTGCCTTCCTTTTGAGGAGACGAAGTCTGAAATAAGGTCGGTCTTGCCATCTTTAAGGAGTTTCTTAACATCTTCTCGTGTGATTTCTCTTCCACCCATAACCTTCTTTATACGGAAGGAGCACTCCTTCGGGTAGTGCTCACAGGCATACACTGTTTCTTTTTCGTAGACATTTCCCCCACATTTGGGACATTTGCCAAGCGATTCGCTATTTACAGTATTTTCCTCTTTTGGTGTTTCAAATACAAACGATACCTTGTTATCAATTAGTTGTATATCAGCATCAAAATATTTCTTTCCTTTCGAAATAATTCTCTTTAATCTTACCTTATTCCCTTTTAGTAACTCCTGAGCCATATCCCTTGTTATTGTTTTGTTCTTTAACTTCTTCCATATAACAAAGTCACAGGTGCCTTTTGATACATTTTCACAGGTAAAGCCCTTTGCTGTTTCGTAAACATTACCTCCACATTTTGGACAGATACCGACAGCCTCAGGGG
This DNA window, taken from Caldisericum sp., encodes the following:
- a CDS encoding ECF transporter S component: MSWKNLRSIIFAGILAALSFVLMRFTEFPLLPQASFLKTDLGDIPLLVGAYFFGPLIGVAIAFVKDILFFISGAGSGGPIGVLLNFIATGTFALVVGLVSLKKKNDLTLALGLILGTIALVLVMIPTNLWAIPKFLPSWTKEQTLTYIFTINVPFNILKGLLDTVVTFLVVKALKGRRIFSQN
- a CDS encoding DUF47 family protein, coding for MKVWDSMFKRPDVFQNLLKAQAKKTVEGVNTLNEFMGVNEDVVNKDVLRHNLKIQIKRIESEGDNIRRDLLNELNKSLITPIDRQDIYTLSNTIDNILDYAYNTIEEMIIYQLYPNFYLKKMIEKISRGVNHISYAVENMFTDKNLANSNVVSAKVVENEIEETYHEALAELFSNEDFHYIFKMREVYRHISNSADRISEAADLIANILIKEV
- the rplT gene encoding 50S ribosomal protein L20; translated protein: MRVKAGVVTRRKHKKILKLAEGYRGAASRRFKVANEAVMHALKYSYIHRREKKREFRKLWIARINALAREYGLTYSRFINGLKLANIDIDRKMLADLAVNDVKAFEELVNKAKEALEKNGVKA
- a CDS encoding inorganic phosphate transporter, which encodes MGANDGGVLLGSIISTNVIHPLFGVILLFLSLTVAPLIFGTEVVKTLGTRIVPIQFITLPMLYGAIIATMTWVIIAQRIKYPVSISYTFVGALVGSAIARKVHTHINTIEVLKVFGGLVASIAIGLIVSYIVTKIFNLILRYLSPKVSPVFKLLQVISSLFLVMGYGANDAEKTLSLVYTASLITQSNFAPNPKNIFVISLLSLLFIIGTLFFGANSLLTSGFRLMKSNPKETFLAQTITSATVLTFARFGLPVSSTETLNMSIVGIGVAEKPHAVRYNVVKNLILTWLVTVPASILLSYGISTIFITILK
- the trmFO gene encoding methylenetetrahydrofolate--tRNA-(uracil(54)-C(5))-methyltransferase (FADH(2)-oxidizing) TrmFO, yielding MRVVVIGGGLAGSEAALQIAERGIDVYLYEMRPQKWTEAHRTPNFGELVCSNSLGSVELEDGRGLLKFEALGLGSFLLRIAYDTRVPAGKALAVDRSLFSETITKAILEHPKIHVVREEITSIDTSDIVILATGPLTSEALLRNLTQLFSDNLYFYDAISPIVLKESLDLSKMFFGGRYEQSDDYLNIPLTEEEYRLFYTELINAKTHTPHDFDKKFFEACLPIEEIARRGFDALRYGPLTPKGFSSKYFAVVQLRREDIHGNMFELVGFQTSLTYPEQKRVFSLLPGLENAEFVRYGSIHKNVYFRGNRILLKTLQTRKFPNVFLAGQITGSEGYSEAISTGLVAGINAARLYMGKPLLEIPDTTMLGSLIRFLVENDLETPQPMRANFGLMRKEYFELPKSVRKKTFIEDSKKTVEKLKEML
- a CDS encoding radical SAM protein, which gives rise to MSELGALKGLYELLSPCNLCPLECGSKRLQGEVGVCNAGVLMKISHAVLYKGEEPPLSGKFGSGTIFFSNCNLKCVYCQNYNFSQNGAGKIVSVKELSQKMIELERNGASNINFVTATHYAPQAMASLYRARNLGLTIPSVWNTVGYETVEVVRLLNEFIDIYLPDLRYVNDNDALRYSNAPHYFETTMDALKEMVKAKGIRFGNDGLLKQGVVVRYLVFPGKLDDLRTALRILKREFGDSIFISVMTQYVPVYRAKEFKELSRKLTKDEINEVKKIVKEEGVKNGWVQYD
- the thrS gene encoding threonine--tRNA ligase encodes the protein MQVKVSDEIHQFEEGLTIKEILERLNFDLSKIVAAYVNGVEKDLSTKLTEDAEVKPIFIDTPEGEEILRHSTSHILAQAVMHLFPNAKYTIGPAIDNGFYYDFDLENPLTEEDLAKIEEEMKRIVNQKLPFERVELPKEKAIELFKQLNQPYKIEIIEEVEGDTVSIYKQGDFTDLCRGPHIPDTSYARNFKLLSVAGAYWRGDEKNKMLQRVYGTAFATAERLEQYLNFLEEAKKRDHRKIGKELDLFSIQEEIGPGLILWHPKGAMIRKVIEDFWRDEHIKRGYYFVYTPHIARVELWKTSGHWDFYRENMFSPMEVDKGSYMVKPMNCPFHIAIYKSRTRSYRDLPLRLAELGTVYRYERAGVLHGLLRVRGFTQDDAHLFVQPEKLEEEIIGVVEFAKYMIETFGFKNYNVYLSTRPEKYVGSLENWELATNALKVALEELKIPYKIDPGEGVFYGPKIDIKLVDAIGREWQGPTIQVDFNLPERFDVTYIGEDGKEHRPIMIHRVVLGSMERFFGTLIEQYAGAFPTWIAPVQVRIVPIADRHFDYARSVKEKLFLNGLRVEVDERSEKMNAKIRDAETEKIPYVLVVGDKEVSSNAVSVRKRKAGDLGSMSVDAFLERILDEVKNRVID
- a CDS encoding translation initiation factor IF-3 is translated as MANESIRLKEVRLIDENGAQVGIMSSRDALNIAREKGLDLVLIAPNANPPVCRIVDLGKYIYEQTKKEKEAKKKQTKIEVKQMRYRLKIDTNDLAIKNKKVREFIEDGNRVNIEIWFRGREMAFTDQGFELANKIIDALSDVAIVASPPKMAGKNLVFSLEPNKEVLKKLRERREAHEKQNQVKQVSNEEV
- the dprA gene encoding DNA-protecting protein DprA: MDLINVVALNYLRFNKPKEAKIYIKEFLENNSFDFELDKEYIEIAKREIEKAEKLGVKITPFFHEAFPKSLLNIPDKPLLLYVKGDFKGFNEEAVAVVGSRKCTEYGKSISYKIAYDLGSASVTVVSGLAYGIDSAAHSGAIDANGRTVAVLGSGIDVIYPKDHLNLAKKIENHGFLVSEFPLGTTPLKYNFPFRNRIISGLSLGVVVVEAELKSGSLITASHALDQGKQVFAVPGNITSPSSAGTNALIRDGAIPLLSTSDIFENINALEHLTFKKEEDVLTKEESVVLSAISDGDTFDTLKEKVKLNDGELLFSLTTLEVKRLIKKNAGRFFKI
- the rpmI gene encoding 50S ribosomal protein L35; translated protein: MKNKIRSSRSAMKRFRVTGTGKLVAYGANHSHHLEKKSSRRKKRLNSLHVISKTDVKNILGVAPYLK